Proteins encoded in a region of the Babesia bovis T2Bo chromosome 4 map unlocalized Chr4_2, whole genome shotgun sequence genome:
- a CDS encoding putative integral membrane protein, producing MACNADDEGIPLQTMGATAHSGGAPTNLDVEIADIIPNLPNQNSRHLRMHVAAFYDSYCNLKARLGKRIKERVMRFMRHEIDRNNAGAPSGGRDVEGGNARRASDVTYDSLILKITLFLGFLLQYPMMWFVGSVLFCAGNTTKSSVMKWGCANMFLSTLSIIYSVTQATHRFPGATILDTTIHYEYESSPTEEIWSSTILDSDLRVDFKRFVFQEDQLWEPSVDLKPRGDYEALSLGGNGNLIESRDFEGMGQIYIEKNQEVHLNGYVQVGAKMSCDKVNTSGDVPHRYSGSREFPVVYLPHHEPIFDVGFRCTDANYNVLWIGVNAHEVKDNYMQSTVFHISYMLTCTLAYVTNGSRPTVHEVFLKTL from the exons ATGGCGTGCAACGCTGACGATGAGGGCATCCCTCTGCAGACAATGGGCGCCACTGCCCATTCTGGAG GTGCCCCTACAAATTTGGATGTGGAGATTGCTGATATAATTCCTAATCTCCCAAATCAGAATTCACGCCACTTACGGATGCACGTTGCAGCTTTTTATGACTCCTATTGCAACCTTAAGGCCAGGTTAGGCAAACGGATAAAGGAGCGTGTGATGCGTTTCATGCGCCATGAGATAGATCGCAATAATGCCGGTGCTCCATCTGGTGGTCGGGATGTTGAGGGTGGAAATGCTAGGCGTGCTTCTGACGTTACATATGATTCCTTAATTCTTAAGATAACACTTTTCCTTGGGTTTCTACTCCAGTATCCCATGATGTGGTTTGTTGGCAGTGTTTTATTCTGTGCTGGCAACACTACCAAATCGAGCGTGATGAAG TGGGGATGCGCAAACATGTTTTTATCAACTCTATCTATAATCTACAGTGTAACCCAGGCGACGCATCGGTTCCC GGGCGCAACCATTTTGGATACTACTATCCATTATGAATATGAATCGAGTCCAACCGAAGAAATTTGGTCATCAACCATTTTGGACTCCGACTTACGTGTAGACTTCAAGCGCTTTGTATTCCAGGAAGACCAGCTATGGGAGCCGTCTGTTGATTTGAAGCCGCGTGGTGACTATGAAGCCCTGTCATTAGGTGGTAATGGCAACTTAATTGAGTCGCGTGATTTTGAGGGCATGGGCCAAATATACAT TGAGAAAAACCAGGAAGTACACCTAAATGGCTATGTCCAAGTTGGTGCTAAAATGTCGTGTGATAAGGTTAACACCAGTGGTGATGTGCCACATCGGTATAGTGGTTCCAGGGAATTTCCCGTTGTGTACCTACCGCATCACGAGCCTATATTTGACGTTGGTTTCCGTTGTACTGATGCCAATTACAACGTGTTGTGGATAGGCGTCAATGCCCATGAGGTAAAGGACAATTACATGCAGAGCACGGTGTTccatatatcatatatgcTAACGTGTACCCTGGCCTACGTGACCAATGGCTCACGACCTACTGTACACGAAGTGTTTCTCAAGACGCTTTGA
- a CDS encoding Cytidine and deoxycytidylate deaminase zinc-binding region family protein encodes MVDTDVGCYINGSSFQVVEVLGESYTRDVEFMDLSAIEIDRCHTQTALRLTESTRKSELPGNLQYLRMCKSIGDNRILLIYGVDNDMSFRSDFDAAGIEIYGKHNVKVPKHSPCTVEQYKDWSRYWPLKYLKPKVTPFVITHDVKLKIATMMSAVLEESKLQDGKAVCIVTFKGHVIAKSIDQRDSNILNHAALLAVRKVATLQHRDPQLMYNAKRRYTGLQDNGDATGTPDQESDEAYRGTSTDKVDIPDYLCTDCEVFISHEPCCMCGMALLHSRVSSVTYYYPNARLGSLGSVYSLHNNKQLNHHFRVFSIKDI; translated from the exons ATGGTTGATACCGACGTTGGTTGTTACATTAATGGCTCTTCATTCCAGGTGGTGGAAGTTCTCGGTGAGAGTTACACCCGTGATGTTGAGTTCATGGATTTGAGTGCCATTGAGATAGACAGGTGTCACACTCAGACGGCATTACGCTTAACAGAGTCTACCAGGAAGTCTGAACTTCCAGGGAACTTGCAATATTTGCGTATGTGTAAATCCATAGGCGACAATCGGATACTACTCATATATGGCGTGGATAATGACATGTCTTTTAGATCAGATTTTGACGCTGCCGGCATCGAGATTTACGGTAAACATAATGTTAAGGTGCCAAAACACTCACCATGTACTGTAGAGCAGTATAAGGACTGGTCTCGATACTGGCCTTTGAAGTATCTCAAGCCTAAGGTAACTCCCTTTGTGATAAC GCATGACGTGAAACTCAAAATCGCAACCATGATGTCGGCGGTACTCGAAG AATCTAAGCTCCAAGATGGCAAGGCAGTTTGCATCGTGACGTTCAAGGGCCATGTTATCGCAAAATCCATTGACCAGCGTGACAGCAACATCCTTAACCATGCGGCACTGCTCGCTGTGCGTAAAGTGGCCACGCTACAGCATCGGGACCCGCAATTGATGTATAATGCAAAACGGCGTTATACTGGTCTGCAGGACAATGGCGATGCTACAGGAACACCCGATCAAGAATCAGATGAAGCGTATCGTGGTACCTCCACGGACAAAGTAGACATTCCGGACTatctttgtactgattGCGAGGTGTTTATAAGCCACGAGCCGTGCTGTATGTGTGGTATGGCGCTATTGCATTCCCGTGTGTCCTCTGTGACCTATTACTATCCTAACGCGCGTTTGGGTTCGCTTGGTTCTGTGTACAGTTTACACAACAACAAGCAGTTGAACCATCATTTTCGTGTTTTTTCAATAAAAgacatttaa
- a CDS encoding putative integral membrane protein has translation MTWSRVYLYAHTAIMLSTYKLMSLKTCNGASTRPVFDTNRNVLQPSTQDERSEMDNNRKHCNTGHCSKPRRSDHEERFLNYIIDSAKSPTGMLLDEIIQVQLAQPLMEPEQPKIATQQEPVSAFSEVQLMVRQSYKTHIQQVASHSWDFINITVLLFSGIAFLYVVATDPLSNSSMSIISAHVIASLFLGLTHDVMPLWLLMTLSFTGEAILSLALQFMDGKSQQRIFIFFAAMVKAKLIYDLLALVPIDFLSPEYTGFAGMVAHYVFFTSNFMALRVLYAVTLFIIAMNIYRQLPKYMAIEPSELEDQNRARTIKTKMVCFVASWPLAALIPQILCICWSRRNPLGPFTFFFVPTTFRLLNIETWAALITWGAVAAAMFKYCNEKYN, from the exons ATGACATGGTCCAGGGTGTATTTGTACGCTCACACAGCAATCATGCTGTCTACCTACAAACTGATGTCGTTGAAAACTTGTAATGGAGCTTCGACGAGACCGGTTTTCGATACTAATCGCAATGTATTGCAACCCAGTACGCAAGATGAAAGGTCAGAAATGGATAATAACCGGAAACACTGCAATACCGGACACTGCAGTAAACCCAGAAGGTCTGACCATGAGGAACGCTTTTTAAACTATATAATTGATTCAG CCAAATCGCCAACCGGGATGTTACTTGACGAAATCATACAAGTGCAACTGGCACAGCCACTAATGGAGCCAGAACAACCAAAGATAGCAACACAACAGG AACCGGTATCTGCATTCTCTGAAGTTCAATTAATGGTACGCCAAAGTTACAAGACACATATCCAACAGGTTGCATCCCACTCCTGGGATTTCATTAATATAACAGTACTGCTGTTCTCTGGCATCGCGTTTCTTTACGTGGTAGCTACAG ACCCGCTATCGAACTCGTCAATGTCCATCATTAGTG CACACGTCATAGCGTCGCTATTCCTAGGACTCACGCACGATGTGATGCCGCTGTGGCTGCTAATGACGCTAAGCTTCACAGGAGAAG CAATACTCTCATTGGCATTGCAATTCATGGACGGAAAAAGCCAACAACGCATATTCATATTCTTCGCTGCTATG GTAAAAGCTAAACTAATATACGACCTGTTGGCACTAGTACCCATCGACTTCTTGAGCCCCGAGTACACAGGTTTCGCTGGAATGGTGGCACATTATG TATTCTTCACAAGTAACTTCATGGCCCTAAGAGTACTATACGCCGTGACACTATTCATAATCgcaatgaatatataccgGCAGTTGCCCAAGTATATGGCAATCGAACCCAGCGAACTTGAAGATCAAAACCGGGCAAG GACCATAAAAACCAAGATGGTATGCTTCGTCGCATCGTGGCCACTAGCAGCACTCATACCGCAAATACTATGCATATGCTGGAGTAGACGTAACCCGCTAG GACCGTTCACGTTCTTTTTCGTACCCACGACGTTCAGGTTACTGAATATAGAAACGTGGGCGGCATTGATAACTTGGGGAGCAGTGGCAGCGGCAATGTTCAAATATTGcaatgaaaaatataactAA
- a CDS encoding Cactus-binding C-terminus of cactin family protein: MPGILINSSGRDPDNNVSKTRDGSQPGKQIHTFTNGIDGKTLKFVVSTNTDENGSSSLSRGPALWKRKADETKNQDLKPSSITDATIAEKGQEANIKRIKSSGIQDTNTGDNYELTEDEFMYKQALEKSKLRIQDGRANELDVILSSNSAIADASTLFDEADKELLSQYLELLEAKVYFSRDPEKAFFEALSTIVKTRLDGQILPTEIGESVSKKIDEILSTKSVQDLDTYENEIKRKLSSNAIVDTNFWEFALCRIPYFKACAILREYNNDGALTTRNSTKIQVISPRNVQKTDKKYERFMQALKLDTDEHIMRSTVEYKSSTGPKPLFAARVTMSYEWNKYNLAHFDVDNPPPKSVQGFKFSIFYSDLEDPKATPQWKLVKDGNSSETCLLVFKGARPYAPLAFRIPAREWDTDPSRGFKNCFSDGVLHLYFNFRKLVYRR, from the exons ATGCCTGGGATACTGATAAATTCATCAGGGCGTGACCCTGATAACAATGTGTCCAAGACGCGCGATGGAAGTCAACCAGGGAAGCAAATACACACCTTTACCAATGGAATCGATGGTAAAACACTTAAATTCGTAGTGTCTACGAACACGGATGAAAACGGTTCCAGCTCACTTAGTCGTGGCCCGGCGCTTTGGAAGCGTAAGGCCGATGAAACCAAGAATCAAGATTTGAAACCTAGTAGCATTACCGATGCTACCATCGCAGAAAAAGGGCAAGAGGCCAACATAAAACGGATTAAGTCCTCGGGAATACAAGATACAAACACTGGTGACAACTATGAATTGACAGAAGATGAATTCATGTATAAACAGGCATTGGAGAAGTCGAAACTGCGCATACAGGATG GTAGAGCCAATGAATTGGACGTTATTCTATCGTCAAATAGTGCTATAGCTGACGCAAGCACGTTGTTCGATGAAGCTGACAAAGAGTTGCTGTCGCAGTATCTAGAGCTCCTGGAAGCTAAAGTATACTTTTCTAGAGACCCTGAAAAAGCTTTTTTTGAGGCGTTATCTACTATCGTAAAAACACGATTGGATGGACAGATATTACCAACTGAGATTGGCGAGTCTGTGTCCAAGAAAATCGACGAGATACTGTCTACCAAGTCAGTGCAAGACCTAGATACctatgaaaatgaaatcaAACGGAAACTGTCATCTAACGCTATTGTGGACACCAACTTCTGGGAATTTGCACTGTGTCGTATACCGTATTTTAAG GCTTGTGCAATCCTAAGGGAATATAACAACGATGGCGCACTAACAACACGTAATAG CACTAAAATACAAGTCATATCCCCGAGGAATGTACAAAAAACCGATAAGAAATACGAACGGTTCATGCAAGCATTGAAGTTGGATACCGACGAACATATTATGCGCTCCACAGTGGAATACAAATCGTCTACGGGCCCTAAGCCACTGTTTGCAGCACGAGTTACCATGAGCTACGAGTGGAATAAATACAATCTAGCACACTTTGATGTGGACAACCCGCCGCCAAAGAGCGTCCAAGGGTTTAAATTCAGTATCTTCTACAGCGATCTTGAAGATCCAAAGGCCACACCGCAGTGGAAACTAGTGAAAGATGGTAATAGCAGCGAAACGTGCCTGCTAGTATTCAAGGGAGCGCGGCCATACGCCCCGCTGGCGTTCCGCATACCAGCCAGAGAATGGGATACTGACCCATCACGCGGTTTCAAAAACTGCTTCAGTGACGGTGTGCTACACCTGTACTTTAACTTCCGCAAACTAGTGTATAGGCGCTAA
- a CDS encoding TPR repeat family protein — MADNTETMQNTADSEAPDYASMTADELFERGKHNFKILKDYAEAAECFSRCVEIRSANNPYDNALRECYLWYADSLLTKEEENQSMFASAVDTGTDGSLPSAETVLENAGQKEASDETLAFEMFQIAFHCYKDFLESQTSKGPEMEKEVLDASYCCVRLGDMFFTNNQFPEAATEYQRAVELRRQYHVPERHLASIYVSLAQCQMFSGQLGLALRTFTESKEIMMRLLMGNMTDEEQQRMKDTVEDVDIQIADLKKLIESVSTKTDNQGSQCNAADLVPQTTGTFDQKKLDENAKSAVINIAENNTGTKRRIDISGMYK, encoded by the exons ATGGCAGACAATACAGAGACAATGCAAAACACAGCCGATAGTGAAGCTCCAGACTATGCTTCCATGACAGCTGATGAACTCTTTGAAAGAGGGAAACACAACTTCAAAATCTTGAAGGACTACGCAGAAGCGGCGGAATGCTTCTCACGATGCGTTGAGATAAG AAGCGCTAATAACCCCTATGATAATGCATTGAGGGAGTGCTACCTATGGTACGCAGACTCGCTGTTAACTAAAGAAGAAGAAAACCAATCAATGTTCGCATCGGCAGTAGATACAG GCACTGATGGAAGCCTGCCGTCAGCAGAAACTGTATTGGAAAATGCCGGTCAAAAGGAAGCGTCTGATGAAACG CTCGCATTCGAAATGTTCCAAATTGCCTTCCACTGCTACAAGGATTTCCTGGAGTCGCAGACTAGCAAAGGACCTGAAATGGAAAAGGAAGTACTAGATGCATCGTACTGCTGTGTTAGATTGGGTGATATGTTCTTCACAAACAACCAGTTCCCAGAAGCAGCAACGGAGTACCAACGCGCAGTGGAACTCAGAAGACAATATCACGTACCAGAACGACATCTAGCGTCAATATACGTGTCATTGGCACAATGCCAAATGTTTAGCGGACAACTGGGATTGGCACTACGCACATTCACCGAATCAAAAGAAATAATGATGAGGTTGTTAATGGGAAATATGACCGATGAGGAACAGCAACGTATGAAAGATACAGTCGAAGATGTAGATATACAAATAGCGGACCTCAAGAAACTAATCGAGTCCGTATCCACAAAAACAGATAACCAGGGTAGCCAGTGCAACGCAGCGGATTTAGTTCCACAAACAACG ggCACATTCGATCAGAAAAAGTTAGATGAAAATGCAAAATCAGCAGTTATCAACATAGCTGAAAACAATACAGGAACTAAACGACGTATAGATATCTCGGGAATGTATAAATGA
- a CDS encoding transcription factor TFIIIB family protein has protein sequence MYTKYTKMEPVKRERMEVIDTLRPTRVRNLDIVDNSKETVWERVQRLGRMQDPFEKPVPVEPTQSASNMDLSYFGADVQCLLGTRHHVVDMGYTRRGQYASAYRRSKTVKWSTEDTARFYEALRNFGSDLLMVRSMLPEFTDKQIYDKFKLEEKRDPERIQKAINTRTNIPIDSFEKRYGKIDPSRHYDPKKDPVLLHKKNQKTNQLALKVQVENDQPCATTEDIVASDVEEEAEPEVEPGNIMQLFM, from the coding sequence ATGTATACtaaatataccaaaatgGAACCTGTTAAAAGGGAAAGGATGGAAGTAATTGACACACTAAGACCAACACGTGTCAGAAATCTAGATATCGTAGATAACAGTAAAGAAACAGTTTGGGAACGAGTGCAAAGACTAGGAAGAATGCAAGATCCATTTGAAAAACCAGTACCAGTGGAACCAACACAGTCAGCAAGTAATATGGACCTCAGCTACTTCGGAGCTGATGTACAGTGCCTACTAGGAACAAGGCATCACGTAGTAGATATGGGATATACCAGAAGAGGACAGTATGCAAGCGCATACAGAAGATCAAAAACAGTCAAGTGGTCAACAGAGGATACAGCAAGGTTCTACGAAGCACTAAGGAACTTTGGATCTGACCTACTCATGGTAAGATCAATGCTACCAGAATTCACAGATAAACAAATATACGACAAGTTCAAACTAGAAGAAAAAAGAGATCCTGAACGCATACAAAAAGCTATCAATACAAGAACTAATATACCAATAGATAGCTTCGAAAAACGATATGGAAAAATAGACCCAAGTCGACATTACGACCCCAAAAAGGATCCTGTACTACTACACAAAAAGAATCAGAAAACTAATCAACTGGCACTCAAAGTACAAGTTGAAAACGATCAACCATGCGCAACCACAGAAGATATCGTAGCATCAGAtgttgaagaagaagcTGAACCAGAGGTTGAGCCCGGCAACATCATGCAGCTATTCATGTAA
- a CDS encoding Ubiquitin-conjugating enzyme E2 D2 — MALKRIHKELADLTKDPPTNCSAGPVGDDMFHWQATIMGPHNSLYQNGVYFLNIHFPSDYPFKPPKVAFTTKVYHPNINNNGAICLDILKDQWSPALTISKVLLSISSLLTDPNPDDPLVPEIAQLYKQNRKLYESTVRDWVQKYAT; from the exons ATGGCACTAAAACGCATTCACAAG GAACTTGCTGATCTCACCAAGGACCCACCTACAAACTGCAGTGCAGGTCCTGTTGGCGACGACATGTTTCATTGGCAAGCCACTATCATGGGGCCACATAACAG TTTATACCAGAATGGTGTCTACTTTTTGAATATTCACTTCCCCAGCGACTACCCATTTAAGCCACCAAAG GTTGCATTTACCACTAAGGTATACCACCCTAACATTAACAACAACGGTGCGATTTGTCTTGATATACTGAAGGACCAATGGAGTCCTGCTCTTACGATTTCTAAGGTTCTTCTTTCTATATCTTCGCTTCTAACGGATCCTAACCCAG ACGACCCTCTGGTTCCAGAGATAGCGCAACTGTATAAGCAAAATCGCAAACTTTATGAGTCGACAGTTAGGGACTGGGTGCAGAAGTATGCTACTTAA
- a CDS encoding Nucleosome assembly protein (NAP) family protein, producing the protein MADESMLIERIKNVSLDGPLGKLNESQRLTVDKLQRLQKSRDELDVAYNKELNELRAKYDNLFKPLYDEREKVLTTPCGTEKGTPSLPKFWLTAMKNNNTLRSIIEFRDEAVLAYLSDVKAEFLEPLKQESFRIIMTFDENPYFSNKVLTKQYTMKVIDGEVEALLQGTEATEINWYPDKDVTRQTVTKIQRHKRTKETRTKTEVEDQPSFFRFFTTQEVPSNEALSRMTKQEIAELEMYVEEDYDIGIVIRDKLIPEAIYWYLGIAEDEDMDEDDDEEDDDAESYDNSDSNFSESN; encoded by the exons ATGGCAGACGAGTCTATGCTGATCGAGCGCATTAAAAACGTCTCTTTGG ATGGACCACTGGGTAAACTCAATGAATCGCAAAGATTAACTGTCGATAAGCTACAACGTCTTCAG aaATCCCGCGATGAATTGGATGTTGCATACAACAAGGAACTAAATGAATTACGCGCAAAGTACGACAATCTATTCAAACCACTCTACGACGAACGTGAGAAAGTACTTACCACACCATGCGGAACCGAAAAGGGCACACCTTCACTACCGAAATTCTGGTTAACGGCCATGAAAAATAACAACACATTGAGGTCAATCATTGAATTCCGCGATGAAGCAGTATTGGCATACCTATCCGATGTAAAGGCGGAATTCCTAGAACCCCTGAAGCAGGAATCGTTCCGTATCATCATGACTTTCGACGAAAACCCATATTTCTCTAACAAGGTACTTACTAAACAGTACACAATGAAGGTGATTGACGGCGAAGTGGAGGCACTGCTACAAGGTACGGAAGCAACCGAAATCAACTGGTACCCGGACAAAGATGTCACTAGACAAACAGTTACCAAGATACAACGCCACAAACGCACCAAAGAAACACGAACCAAGACCGAAGTCGAAGATCAGCCCAGCTTCTTCCGCTTCTTCACCACCCAGGAAGTGCCATCTAACGAGGCATTGTCCAGGATGACGAAGCAGGAGATCGCAGAGCTTGAAATGTATGTTGAAGAAGATTACGACATTGGCATTGTCATTAGG GATAAGCTGATCCCAGAAGCCATCTACTGGTACCTAGGTATTGCCGAAGATGAGGACATGGATGAAGATGACGATGAGGAAGACGATGATGCAGAGAGTTACGATAACTCTGACTCCAATTTTTCAGAATCTAATTGA